One window from the genome of Osmerus eperlanus chromosome 3, fOsmEpe2.1, whole genome shotgun sequence encodes:
- the LOC134017786 gene encoding protein NLRC3-like isoform X11: MSFERRSKGVVVVEFVYQYTDRTGSIISIKPEEHYFLLEKTSDDWCLVCKDERTESFYVPARCVRELPSRFPLDHADPPRPETTRVPETRRQHKTPQRAVSKTSLSGEHDMDTKAKSPIQQIPASPVPSCVSMKSDKSMNRPIMFSDGGGPSNEEGDQQEKSESHQSHHEDLSSIFTVLEETVIRFVTKELKRMKRILSSDFPEGLESQREDQEVVDPEYQKQESSAREGALKITLHVLRNMNQKELADTLEKNERAEICRQKLKSELRKKFETVFEGIAKQGNPTLLNKIYTDLYITEGESGEINKEHEVRQIETASRKSARAETAITCNNIFKPSAGRVTPIRIVLTKGVAGIGKTVSVQKFITDWAEGLANQEIQFIFPLPFRELNLLDGEEFSLMELVHHFFSETRESGISNYDKYNVLFVFDGLDECRLPLAFKKNKRWCDVTESTSVDVLLTNLIRGKLLPSALIWITTRPAAANQIPSECVDLVTEVRGFNDPQKDEYIMKRCSDEILAGRIISHIKTSRILYIMCHIPVFSWITVTVLEHMLRTEKKEKMPKTLTEMYTTFLVLQTKQKKVKYHGKTETDPHWDKESIKSILSLGKLAFHQLEKGNLIFYEKDLTECGIDVHDASVHSGVFTQIFRQDGKVFQEKVFCFVHLSFQEFLAAVFVFLSFINNKQNLMSETPSASSSKKVLALFREKPEVRFYKSAVDKALQSKNGQLDLFLRFLLGLSMESNQTDLRGLLTQKGNKTESHEETVKFIKEKMREDPSPERCMNLFHCLNELNDHSLVEEIQHYLSLGSLSSEELSSTQWSALVFLLLTSEEKMDVFDLKKYFRSEEGLLRLLPVVKDSKTALLNDCNLSERCCEALASALPSSDLTELDLSNNNLGDSGMKLLSAGLGNPLCKLETLRLSGCLVTEEGCASLASALRSNPFHLRELDLSYNHPGEKGLKLLSAGLEDPHCRLEKLKNDADPAWLCVLEDSPTAPHSRLRYS, from the exons ATGAGCTTTGAGAGGCGCAGCAaaggtgtggttgtggtggagttTGTGTATCAGTACACAGACAGAACTGGCAGCATCATCTCCATCAAACCTGAAGAACATTACTTCCTCCTGGAGAAGACCAGTGATGACTGGTGTCTCGTCTGCAAGGATGAGAGGACCGAGTCCTTCTACGTCCCTGCCAGGTGTGTCAGGGAACTTCCCAGCAGGTTCCCACTGGACCATGCTGACCCCCCCAGACCAGAGACCACCAGAGTCCCTGAGACAAGACGACAACACAAGACACCACAG AGGGCTGTCTCTAAAACGAGTCTCTCTGGTGAACATGACATGGACACCAAAGCTAAGAG CCCAATCCAGCAGataccagcctcacctgtacccagctgtgtgtccatgaagagtgacaagTCTATGAATCGACCTATcatgttcagtgatggaggagggccttctaatgaggaagg AGATCAACAGGAGAAGTCTGAGTCACACCAGAGTCACCATGAGGACTTGTCCTCCATATTCACA gTGCTTGAGGAGACCGTCATCAGGTTTGTGACGAAAGAgctgaagaggatgaagaggattcTGAGTTCAGATTTCCCAGAAGGcttagagagtcagagggaggacCAGGAAGTGGTGGACCCTGAATATCAGAAGCAGGAGAGCAGTGCCAGAGAGGGAGCTCTGAAGATCACACTGCATGTCCTGAGGAACATGAACCAGAAGGAGCTGGCTGACACTCTGGAGAAAA aTGAGCGTGCTGAGATTTGTCGACAGAAACTCAAATCTGAACTAAGGAAGAAGTTTGAAACTGTGTTCGAGGGCATAGCTAAACAAGGAAACCCAACTCTTCTCAATAAGATCTACACAGATCTCTACATcacagagggtgagagtggaGAGATCAATAAAGAACATGAGGTGAGACAGATTGAGACAGCATCCAGGAAATCAGCAAGAGCAGAAACAGCCATCACATGCAACAACATCTTTAAACCCTCAGCTGGACGAGTTACACCTATCAGAATTGTTCTGACAAAAGGAGTTGCTGGCATCGGAAAAACTGTCTCTGTGCAGAAGTTCATCACGGATTGGGCTGAGGGACTAGCCAATCAGGAAATCCAGTTCATCTTTCCTCTCCCATTTCGAGAGCTGAATTTGTTGGATGGAGAAGAGTTCAGTCTGATGGAACTTGTCCATCACTTCTTCTCGGAAACCAGAGAATCAGGAATCTCCAACTACGACAAGTACAacgttctgtttgtctttgacgGTCTGGATGAGTGTCGACTGCCCTTAGCcttcaaaaagaacaagagatggtgtgatgtcacagagtccACCTCAGTGGATGTGCTGCTGACCAACCTGATCAGAGGAAAgcttcttccctctgctctcatctggatcaccactcgacctgcagcagccaatcagatccctTCTGAGTGTGTTGACCTGGTTACCGAGGTACGAGGGTTCAATGACCCACAGAAGGATGAGTACATCATGAAGAGATGCAGTGATGAGATCCTGGCCGGGAGAATCATCTCACACATCAAGACATCAAGGATCCTCTACATCATGTGCCACATACCAGTCTTCTCTTGGATTACTGTTACAGTCCTTGAACACATgctgagaacagagaagaaagagaagatgccCAAGACCCTGACTGAGATGTACACAACCTTCCTGGTGTTACAGACCAAACAGAAGAAGGTGAAGTATCATGGGAAAACTGAGACCGATCCACACTGGGATAAAGAGAGCATTAAGAGCATTCTGTCACTGGGAAAACTGGCCTTCCACCAGCTGGAGAAAGGCAACCTGATTTTCTATGAGAAAGACCTGACAGAGTGTGGCATTGATGTCCATGATGCCTCAGTGCACTCAGGAGTGTTCACACAGATCTTCAGACAGGATGGTAAAGTCTTCCAGGAGAAGGTGTTCTGCTTTGTCCATCTGAGCTTTCAGGAGtttctggctgctgtgtttgtgtttctctcattCATCAACAACAAGCAGAATCTGATGTCTGAGACTCCATCAGCTTCCAGCTCCAAAAAAGTGTTGGCTCTTTTCAGAGAGAAACCAGAAGTCCGATTCTACAAGAGTGCTGTGGACAAGGCCTTGCAGAGTAAGAATGGACAACTggaccttttcctccgcttcctcCTGGGCCTCTCAATGGAGTCCAACCAGACTGACTTACGAGGCCTACTGACTCAGAAAGGTAACAAGACAGAGAGCCATGAGGAAACAGTCAAGTTTATCaaggagaagatgagagaggatccctctccagagagatgcatgaatctgttccactgtctgaatgaactgaatgaccattctctggtggaggagatccaaCACTACCTGAGCTTAGGAAGTCTCTCCAGTGAAGAGCTCTCATCTACACAGTGGTCAGCTCTGGTCTTTTTGTTGCTGACTTCAGAAGAGAAGATGGACGTGTTTGACCTGAAGAAATACTTCAGATCAGAGGAAGGTCTTCTGAGGCTGCTGCCAGTGGTCAAAGACTCCAAAACTGCTCT GCTGAATGACTGTAACCTCTCAGAACGGTGCTGTGAAGCGctggcctcagctctcccctcctcagatctgacagagctggacttgagtaacaacaacctgggggattcaggcatgaagctgctctctgctggactggggaatccactctgcaagctggagacactgag